A genomic segment from Mesotoga sp. UBA6090 encodes:
- the fabZ gene encoding 3-hydroxyacyl-ACP dehydratase FabZ, with translation MKDKEFVKSRIPHRDPFLLVDGVTYISDTEIKAYKDLSEDEPIFRGHFPGHPVYPGVLMIEGIAQTAGILLLEPKKIPLFAGIENARFKEIVQPPCRLEYTVKVIGKKMNIVKIEGVAHVEGRLCARATLLVSSL, from the coding sequence GTGAAAGATAAGGAGTTTGTGAAGAGTAGAATTCCACATCGGGATCCCTTTCTTCTAGTTGACGGTGTGACTTATATTAGCGATACTGAGATTAAGGCCTACAAGGACTTATCTGAAGATGAGCCCATATTCAGGGGTCACTTTCCTGGGCATCCGGTTTATCCAGGGGTGTTGATGATCGAAGGTATTGCTCAGACAGCGGGAATTCTCCTGCTGGAGCCGAAAAAGATCCCACTGTTCGCCGGAATTGAAAATGCTCGATTCAAGGAAATAGTGCAGCCACCTTGCAGACTTGAATATACCGTGAAAGTAATCGGAAAGAAAATGAACATTGTGAAGATAGAGGGCGTCGCTCATGTTGAAGGGAGACTTTGTGCCAGAGCTACACTTCTTGTTTCTTCATTATGA
- the fabD gene encoding ACP S-malonyltransferase, with product MVAWIFPGQGSQYVGMGRTFCEESAQLKEFLGISGRMLGFDLLTMMLEGPERELTLTQNAQPAILSLSVALSDVLREVGAKPDIVAGLSLGEFTALTIAGSLEYADALRLVRMRGMAMQDTISPGKGSMAAIIGLQDEVVERICSETSSSEEVIVANYNCPGQVVVSGLTEKVKVVMESCKREGAKRCVELSVSAPFHSRFLQPVGEILREFLDGVKVSPPKIPVVSNVTGDLFPEDPNEIKELLISQTYCPVRWEQSIRRMIQLGVDKFIEVGPGKVLSGFMKKIDRSVTVNNTDSESLEALREFQEIAN from the coding sequence ATGGTAGCATGGATATTTCCTGGACAGGGAAGTCAATATGTGGGTATGGGAAGAACTTTTTGCGAGGAAAGCGCACAACTTAAAGAATTCCTTGGAATCTCAGGTCGCATGCTGGGATTTGATTTGCTGACAATGATGCTTGAGGGTCCGGAGAGAGAATTGACGCTAACTCAAAATGCTCAACCGGCTATCCTTTCTCTGAGCGTAGCGCTTTCAGACGTCCTTAGAGAAGTTGGAGCAAAACCCGACATTGTTGCGGGTCTATCCCTTGGAGAATTCACTGCACTTACAATAGCTGGGTCACTTGAATACGCGGACGCTCTTCGCCTGGTTAGGATGAGGGGAATGGCTATGCAAGATACCATTTCTCCTGGTAAGGGAAGCATGGCAGCGATAATTGGTCTGCAAGATGAAGTGGTTGAAAGAATCTGTTCTGAGACTTCATCGAGCGAAGAAGTAATAGTTGCGAACTATAACTGTCCGGGACAGGTGGTAGTCTCAGGTCTCACAGAAAAAGTGAAAGTCGTAATGGAAAGTTGTAAGAGAGAAGGCGCAAAGAGATGCGTAGAGCTTTCGGTTAGCGCGCCTTTCCACAGTCGATTCTTACAGCCTGTAGGAGAGATCTTGAGAGAATTCCTTGATGGTGTCAAGGTAAGCCCCCCGAAGATTCCAGTAGTATCTAATGTAACCGGTGATCTCTTCCCCGAAGATCCGAATGAGATAAAGGAGCTATTGATTTCTCAGACATATTGCCCCGTAAGGTGGGAGCAATCGATAAGAAGAATGATTCAGCTGGGCGTTGACAAATTCATTGAGGTAGGTCCGGGAAAGGTTCTCAGCGGATTTATGAAGAAGATTGACAGGAGTGTTACTGTAAACAATACAGACAGCGAAAGCCTTGAAGCACTAAGAGAATTCCAGGAAATTGCTAACTAA
- a CDS encoding Do family serine endopeptidase: protein MRKVLVVVVVVLLSVASLALVNEGYESPVVNVVQAAGPAVVKIDVEATRKYSITDPFGFEDFFRRFFGEIPDQKVSGVGSGFIFSKDGYIFTNEHVVSGAEKITVSMLDGNSYPAKYIGGDAELDIAVIKIDPDGIDLPTVELGKSDSLRIGEWAIAIGNPFGLKHTVTLGVISAVGRQLPKPDGNGVYSNLIQTDAAINPGNSGGPLLNIHGQVIGINTAIISPDVGTSLGFAIPIDVAMRFVDSIIETGSVHRAYLGVYMDTVTEAISRSLGLKVESGALITDVVPGSAAEKAGVKPQDVIIGFENLEITNSSELRAAVLNYPAGSEVKITIDRFGERIVLTAVLGSLSQESESSSTDDLEESKTFESSLGVSVSEITPEDRERLGLPAEFRGIVVRKVDSEGIIYRLGISKDDVITRLSINGNQEPIENVNDFKAHTEKIKKGDYVAFFVYRSGVRFVASFQF, encoded by the coding sequence ATGAGGAAAGTTCTTGTAGTTGTGGTTGTTGTTCTGTTATCAGTGGCTTCTCTGGCCCTGGTTAATGAAGGCTACGAGAGTCCCGTGGTCAACGTAGTTCAAGCGGCAGGACCAGCAGTAGTGAAAATAGACGTCGAAGCCACCAGAAAGTATTCAATAACTGATCCTTTTGGGTTTGAGGATTTCTTTAGGCGTTTCTTTGGAGAGATCCCGGATCAGAAAGTGTCAGGCGTTGGTTCTGGATTCATTTTCAGCAAAGATGGGTACATTTTCACCAACGAACACGTTGTTTCTGGTGCCGAAAAAATCACAGTGTCTATGCTCGATGGAAACTCCTATCCAGCGAAGTACATTGGGGGAGATGCAGAGCTGGACATTGCGGTTATTAAGATTGATCCCGATGGGATTGATCTTCCAACAGTAGAACTCGGCAAATCCGACTCACTTAGGATAGGGGAATGGGCAATTGCAATCGGTAATCCTTTCGGACTTAAACACACTGTAACTCTCGGTGTAATCAGCGCAGTCGGAAGGCAGTTGCCAAAACCCGATGGAAACGGTGTCTATTCGAATTTGATCCAGACCGATGCGGCAATTAACCCCGGCAATAGCGGGGGACCTTTGTTGAATATCCACGGTCAGGTTATCGGGATAAACACCGCCATAATCTCCCCCGACGTAGGAACTTCACTAGGCTTTGCAATACCTATAGATGTAGCTATGAGATTCGTTGATTCGATAATTGAAACGGGATCGGTTCATAGAGCCTATCTTGGAGTCTATATGGATACTGTTACAGAGGCTATCTCAAGATCGCTTGGACTAAAAGTCGAAAGTGGCGCTCTCATTACCGATGTAGTCCCGGGCTCTGCAGCTGAGAAGGCCGGAGTGAAACCTCAAGACGTGATTATCGGTTTTGAAAATCTCGAGATTACAAATTCCTCTGAACTGAGGGCAGCCGTTCTTAATTACCCGGCAGGTTCTGAGGTAAAGATTACAATCGATAGATTTGGAGAGAGAATTGTGCTAACGGCGGTTCTGGGATCGCTTTCTCAAGAGAGTGAATCCTCATCAACTGACGACCTTGAGGAGTCTAAGACCTTTGAAAGCTCTTTGGGAGTCTCTGTTTCCGAGATAACCCCAGAAGACAGGGAACGGCTTGGATTGCCTGCAGAATTCAGAGGCATAGTTGTAAGAAAGGTTGATTCAGAAGGAATAATCTACAGACTCGGTATTAGCAAAGATGACGTGATCACCCGTTTGAGCATAAATGGCAATCAGGAACCGATAGAGAATGTGAACGATTTCAAGGCACATACCGAAAAGATCAAGAAGGGAGACTACGTGGCATTCTTTGTTTATAGAAGTGGCGTGAGATTCGTAGCTTCTTTCCAGTTCTAA
- a CDS encoding DegV family protein, whose product MKDLIAISIDSGCAPTRDFIQSHKLFFMGMKVIIDDMEYNDEFDFMENVFYRIVDSSKEFHTAQPPLGQVLEYYNDIRSRGFTELLDIHFSSKMSGLYDTCILASKMVEGLEVHVVDTKKVSIGAHLVAKGLIELTESGLKIDDVMKRVPQVIDDTFMEFSVPTLKYLIKNGRIGRAQGLAGTLLNIKPILSVDEEGFISPIAKLRGMKKLQEEMVSNIVEFLEKRRRSITLYSIYGSEEYLGVMKETTERAIEAIEMNLGISRKEIELISGRIWPTIACHSGPAVFGLACYGEKEIE is encoded by the coding sequence GTGAAGGATTTGATAGCAATATCCATTGATTCAGGTTGTGCGCCCACGAGAGATTTCATTCAGTCCCACAAGCTTTTCTTCATGGGAATGAAAGTAATAATCGATGATATGGAATATAACGACGAGTTCGATTTTATGGAAAATGTCTTCTACAGGATTGTGGACAGCTCTAAGGAGTTTCATACAGCGCAGCCACCTCTTGGCCAAGTCCTTGAATACTACAATGATATAAGATCAAGGGGATTTACGGAACTTCTAGATATTCACTTTTCCTCGAAGATGTCCGGCCTTTACGATACTTGCATTTTGGCTTCGAAGATGGTTGAAGGACTTGAAGTACACGTGGTCGACACAAAGAAGGTCTCTATTGGGGCCCATCTGGTTGCAAAAGGATTGATCGAACTGACCGAGTCTGGATTGAAAATCGACGATGTCATGAAAAGAGTACCCCAGGTTATTGATGACACATTCATGGAATTCAGCGTTCCCACTCTTAAGTATCTTATTAAGAACGGCAGAATAGGAAGGGCTCAGGGACTCGCAGGAACTCTGCTGAACATCAAGCCGATTCTTTCTGTGGATGAAGAGGGTTTCATAAGCCCCATAGCCAAACTTAGGGGCATGAAAAAACTTCAAGAAGAGATGGTCTCAAATATCGTTGAGTTTCTGGAGAAAAGAAGAAGGTCGATAACTCTATACTCAATCTATGGAAGCGAAGAATACTTAGGAGTAATGAAAGAAACAACGGAGAGGGCTATCGAAGCCATTGAGATGAATTTGGGCATTTCGAGAAAAGAGATCGAACTTATAAGCGGCAGAATCTGGCCCACAATCGCTTGTCACAGTGGCCCTGCAGTCTTTGGGTTGGCGTGCTACGGGGAGAAAGAAATAGAATAA
- the acpP gene encoding acyl carrier protein, translating to MEGTSTIQERVVSIVAENLGIEAGEIKGNSRFIEDLGADSLDLVDLVMELEDKFDIQISDSQTAGFKTIDDVVGFILALETK from the coding sequence ATGGAAGGAACGTCAACCATCCAAGAAAGGGTTGTATCAATTGTTGCAGAAAATCTCGGGATCGAGGCAGGTGAGATCAAAGGGAATTCTAGATTCATAGAGGACCTTGGCGCAGACTCGCTTGATCTTGTAGATCTGGTAATGGAGCTAGAAGACAAATTTGACATCCAGATCAGCGATAGCCAGACTGCCGGCTTCAAGACAATCGATGACGTGGTTGGATTTATACTTGCACTGGAAACTAAGTAG
- a CDS encoding nitronate monooxygenase: protein MRQERPSLTKLLEIKYPILQGGMAWVADHTLAAAVSNAGGLGIIAGGSLSSEELLAEIHEVRKLTSNPFGVNIMLLSPFAEEQMEIVRKEKVPVVTTGAGSPSRFLDGLKSAGTKVIPVVASAGLAKRLEKQGVDAVIAEGMEAGGHIGKVTSMVLVPAVASATQIPVVAAGGIADGRGFVASLALGASGVQMGTRFICTSDCSAHFRYKEKILSSNELDTVVTGNANGHPVRAFRNRLTRYIEELEKRGEGFEEIEKVAVGALKRAAKEGDVIFGSLMAGQSSGLIKEVLSVSELIESIIEEAEEIIGHLGGITKW, encoded by the coding sequence TTGAGACAAGAGAGACCATCATTGACCAAGTTGCTCGAAATCAAATATCCGATACTCCAGGGAGGAATGGCCTGGGTTGCAGATCACACCCTAGCTGCTGCAGTTTCTAATGCTGGTGGCTTGGGCATTATTGCTGGAGGCAGTCTCTCCTCGGAGGAGCTGCTTGCTGAGATTCATGAGGTGAGGAAACTAACCTCAAATCCATTTGGAGTAAACATCATGTTACTTTCCCCCTTTGCTGAAGAACAGATGGAAATAGTTCGCAAGGAGAAAGTCCCGGTTGTGACTACTGGAGCAGGAAGCCCTTCTCGCTTCTTAGATGGACTTAAGTCAGCCGGGACAAAAGTGATTCCAGTTGTTGCTTCTGCAGGACTCGCCAAAAGACTGGAGAAGCAGGGAGTCGATGCGGTAATCGCTGAAGGAATGGAAGCTGGCGGTCATATTGGGAAAGTGACATCTATGGTTCTCGTCCCGGCCGTTGCTTCTGCAACGCAGATTCCTGTTGTCGCGGCGGGAGGTATTGCTGATGGAAGAGGCTTTGTGGCGTCACTGGCGCTAGGCGCAAGTGGAGTTCAAATGGGAACAAGGTTTATCTGCACTTCTGACTGTTCGGCACACTTTCGCTATAAAGAGAAAATTCTATCATCAAACGAACTGGATACAGTTGTTACGGGAAATGCTAACGGCCATCCAGTTAGAGCCTTCAGAAACAGACTCACAAGATACATAGAGGAGCTTGAGAAAAGAGGCGAGGGATTCGAGGAAATTGAGAAAGTGGCCGTTGGTGCGCTTAAAAGAGCCGCCAAAGAAGGTGATGTCATTTTTGGCTCTTTAATGGCCGGTCAATCTAGCGGCTTAATAAAGGAAGTATTAAGTGTGAGCGAACTAATCGAATCAATCATTGAAGAGGCCGAAGAAATCATTGGCCACCTGGGAGGGATCACAAAATGGTAG
- a CDS encoding SLC13 family permease: MSLLQLLFVLIVFVVAYYLIISGKFNRSTVAFTAGILILLSKVIPDFDMKELGYLVDFNTISILIGMMIVVGTLRTTGFFEFVAVHVVRVSKGNVRALLIFFMVTIALFSAFLDNVTTILLFAPIIFLVADALEVSPRMFLLAGVLSANIGGTATLIGDPPNILIGSASGFGFMDFLRFDGPITLIALLITVIYLDRKVFKDYRSMGDKLQRLASMDPNKAIVSKSAFYKSLAVFFGVIAGFLLHGLIGIEPSLVALAGAAAAMILNGKGFSSLSEDIEWDTIFFFIGLFVLAFALQEVGITSFISGLLGTLSGNRVVLFLTLYWLSAVMSGFIGAVPAVTFMIPVIQGITANYSVPVEIWWVISISACFGGSFSIAGAAANMVGVGLIEKHSKESLTYGDFLRFSMPVTIMTLVAGTAYILLRFSL; this comes from the coding sequence GTGAGTTTGTTGCAGTTGTTGTTTGTGCTGATTGTTTTCGTTGTTGCGTATTATCTCATTATTTCGGGGAAATTCAATAGATCCACAGTCGCCTTTACTGCGGGAATCTTAATACTTCTGTCAAAGGTAATTCCGGACTTCGATATGAAGGAGCTCGGTTATCTTGTTGATTTCAATACAATAAGTATCCTCATTGGGATGATGATAGTAGTCGGTACGCTAAGAACAACGGGGTTCTTCGAATTCGTTGCAGTGCATGTTGTTAGAGTCTCTAAGGGTAACGTAAGAGCTCTTCTGATATTCTTCATGGTTACAATTGCTCTTTTCTCCGCCTTTCTTGACAACGTCACAACGATACTCCTCTTTGCACCGATAATTTTCCTCGTTGCCGATGCGCTCGAAGTCTCACCACGAATGTTTTTGCTGGCGGGAGTTCTTTCAGCAAATATCGGCGGTACAGCGACTTTAATCGGAGATCCACCAAACATTTTAATCGGTTCCGCAAGTGGATTTGGATTCATGGATTTTCTCAGGTTTGATGGGCCAATCACTCTCATTGCCCTTCTAATAACTGTTATATACCTTGATAGAAAGGTCTTTAAGGATTACAGATCAATGGGAGATAAGCTTCAGCGCCTTGCCAGTATGGATCCCAACAAGGCTATAGTCTCAAAATCGGCTTTCTATAAATCACTTGCAGTGTTTTTTGGAGTCATCGCAGGTTTTCTTCTCCATGGGTTGATTGGAATCGAGCCTTCTCTCGTCGCTCTTGCAGGTGCTGCCGCGGCGATGATTCTAAATGGGAAAGGTTTTTCTAGTCTGTCCGAGGATATCGAATGGGATACTATCTTCTTCTTCATCGGGCTCTTTGTTCTCGCATTTGCTCTACAAGAGGTTGGTATTACTTCCTTTATATCCGGTCTTCTGGGTACACTCTCGGGTAATAGAGTAGTGCTGTTTCTAACCCTTTACTGGTTGTCAGCAGTAATGAGCGGCTTCATAGGCGCGGTCCCCGCAGTCACTTTTATGATTCCCGTTATACAGGGAATAACGGCAAATTACAGTGTTCCTGTCGAGATTTGGTGGGTAATCTCAATCTCGGCCTGTTTTGGAGGGAGTTTCTCGATTGCCGGTGCAGCTGCCAATATGGTTGGAGTGGGGCTGATAGAAAAACACTCGAAGGAGAGTCTCACATACGGAGATTTTTTGAGATTTTCAATGCCTGTGACGATTATGACACTTGTTGCCGGTACCGCCTATATTCTCCTCAGATTCTCGCTTTAG
- the trmB gene encoding tRNA (guanosine(46)-N7)-methyltransferase TrmB, producing MNLHYLSNYLDATEFDLPLDLACIFGRDRAVFLEVGFGSGEFLVQKAVENPGVDLLGVELSMISAEKLLKSLARNSLDNVRVLLIDGPFALGNVIPPASISGLYMNFPCPWPKKRHSNRRLNDTAFVQRIATVLKPDGFFQLYSDSKEFVREMMLSVNETRLFDNPTIEENPSAGAKTRYERKWLSMEKEIFKFYCMRNERVVNIEEDVVHVSHLWVKDVDEARLGSLIGEAFSSNEIFVKFLGVYRNLESKAFLIETLSVDRGFSQRFHINLSSREAGWLIQLDSQSRPIRTRAVRFAMKTLSSLVETKTSLK from the coding sequence ATGAATCTCCATTACCTGAGCAATTATCTTGACGCTACTGAATTTGATTTGCCTCTGGACCTTGCCTGTATCTTTGGAAGAGATCGTGCCGTCTTTCTTGAAGTAGGATTTGGCAGCGGTGAATTTCTTGTGCAGAAGGCAGTTGAGAATCCCGGAGTAGACTTGCTGGGTGTTGAACTCTCTATGATTAGTGCTGAAAAGCTATTGAAATCACTGGCCAGGAATTCTCTGGACAACGTCCGCGTACTTCTAATCGATGGACCGTTTGCCTTGGGTAATGTAATTCCTCCTGCTTCGATTTCGGGATTGTATATGAACTTTCCCTGTCCATGGCCTAAAAAGAGGCATTCGAATCGACGCTTAAATGATACTGCTTTTGTCCAGAGAATTGCCACTGTTCTGAAACCAGACGGGTTCTTTCAACTGTACTCTGATTCAAAAGAGTTCGTACGCGAGATGATGTTGAGCGTAAATGAAACGAGGTTATTTGACAATCCAACTATTGAAGAAAATCCGTCAGCCGGGGCAAAAACCAGGTACGAAAGAAAATGGTTGTCAATGGAGAAAGAGATTTTCAAGTTTTACTGTATGAGAAATGAAAGAGTCGTCAATATTGAAGAGGATGTGGTTCATGTGTCACATCTATGGGTGAAAGACGTCGATGAAGCTCGACTTGGGAGCCTTATTGGAGAAGCTTTTTCAAGTAACGAGATTTTTGTGAAGTTTCTGGGAGTATACAGAAATCTGGAGAGTAAAGCTTTCCTGATCGAGACCTTGTCGGTTGATAGAGGCTTTTCCCAGAGATTCCATATAAACCTTTCCAGTAGAGAAGCCGGATGGCTTATTCAGTTGGACAGTCAGTCAAGACCGATAAGAACGCGGGCGGTAAGATTCGCAATGAAGACGCTTTCTAGTCTTGTCGAGACAAAAACTAGTTTGAAGTAA
- the hpt gene encoding hypoxanthine phosphoribosyltransferase: protein MHFDPAKIEVLYSEENLRRIVDRLAEEINRYYSPITDEITAVCILKGSVHFYSDLLKRLELKVRYNFVHVSSYSGTSTTGRIRVKTWVDESVTDRYVLLVEDIVDTGGTLRYIINYIWKQKPADVKLVSLFEKTIHDHGVKIDFTGERIGDQFIIGYGLDYDEVYRNLPYVGCLKGE from the coding sequence ATGCACTTTGACCCCGCTAAAATCGAAGTTCTATACTCTGAAGAAAACCTCAGAAGAATTGTTGATAGACTTGCTGAGGAAATTAACAGATACTATTCTCCTATAACAGATGAGATAACAGCCGTTTGCATTCTGAAGGGATCGGTGCATTTCTATAGCGACCTTTTGAAAAGGCTTGAGCTTAAAGTACGATATAACTTTGTCCATGTTTCCAGCTATTCCGGGACTTCTACAACTGGAAGAATACGCGTCAAGACCTGGGTAGATGAATCAGTTACTGACCGTTATGTTCTGTTGGTGGAAGACATAGTTGATACAGGTGGGACTCTCAGGTACATAATCAATTATATCTGGAAACAGAAACCTGCAGACGTAAAGCTCGTATCACTATTTGAGAAGACAATTCACGATCACGGAGTGAAAATCGATTTCACTGGCGAAAGGATAGGTGATCAGTTTATAATCGGTTATGGACTTGATTATGACGAAGTATATAGAAATCTTCCTTATGTGGGTTGCTTGAAAGGTGAATAA
- the fabF gene encoding beta-ketoacyl-ACP synthase II — protein MRRVAVTGMGIISSIGSNLEEFWESLKLGRSGIDWIDTFDVSEFGSKVAGRVKNFDPISYMEKREAKRTARFVQMAIASASEAYNDSGLEEGLFDSEMAGIIYGVGLGGMDVIEDQHLILMNKGPSRITPFLIPMTIANMAPGLLAIRFGFKGTNFTISTACASGTNAIGEATRLIRSGVLDVAMTGGTEATITPLTLAGFSNMTALSRGTPESASRPFDSKRDGFVMAEGSATLIIEEHEHALRRGARIYGEIVGYGSTDDAFHITSPEESGDGAYRAMKMALKDACVDPSEVDYINAHGTSTPLNDVIETRAIKRLYGTRESLNISSTKSMAGHALGAAGAIESVATLLSMKNSFVPPTINYSNPDPECDLNYTPNFGVEKAINFAMKNSFGFGGHNASLLFKKL, from the coding sequence ATGAGAAGAGTTGCAGTAACGGGCATGGGCATTATAAGCTCCATCGGAAGCAACCTGGAAGAGTTCTGGGAGTCACTGAAGTTAGGAAGATCAGGAATTGATTGGATTGACACATTCGATGTCTCAGAATTTGGATCGAAAGTCGCAGGTCGCGTCAAGAATTTCGACCCCATTTCCTATATGGAAAAGAGAGAAGCCAAGAGAACTGCCAGGTTTGTCCAGATGGCGATTGCAAGTGCAAGCGAGGCTTACAACGACTCCGGTTTGGAAGAAGGGCTTTTTGATTCGGAAATGGCAGGTATCATCTATGGCGTGGGACTGGGCGGAATGGACGTAATTGAAGATCAACATCTGATTCTTATGAACAAAGGTCCTTCTCGAATTACTCCATTTTTGATACCGATGACGATCGCAAATATGGCTCCGGGCCTTCTTGCGATCCGCTTCGGTTTTAAGGGGACCAATTTCACCATCTCAACCGCCTGCGCTTCTGGGACAAATGCAATCGGCGAAGCGACTCGGCTCATTAGAAGCGGAGTTCTTGACGTTGCAATGACTGGCGGCACGGAAGCGACGATTACACCTCTTACTCTAGCCGGATTCTCGAATATGACCGCCCTTTCACGAGGGACCCCTGAATCGGCTTCAAGACCATTCGATAGTAAACGCGACGGATTTGTCATGGCTGAGGGTTCTGCAACACTGATAATTGAGGAACACGAGCATGCTTTGAGACGCGGAGCGAGAATATACGGGGAGATCGTCGGCTATGGTTCTACTGACGATGCGTTTCACATAACTTCACCCGAGGAGTCTGGCGATGGAGCATATAGAGCAATGAAAATGGCTTTGAAAGATGCTTGTGTTGACCCTTCAGAAGTTGACTACATTAACGCTCACGGAACTTCAACTCCGCTAAATGACGTGATCGAAACCAGAGCGATCAAGCGCCTTTACGGAACAAGAGAAAGCCTGAACATTAGTTCCACTAAGTCTATGGCTGGGCACGCCCTGGGCGCCGCTGGGGCAATCGAATCTGTGGCGACACTTCTCTCGATGAAGAATTCCTTTGTGCCGCCCACAATAAACTACTCTAATCCAGACCCAGAATGTGACCTTAACTACACTCCCAATTTCGGGGTTGAAAAAGCTATCAATTTTGCAATGAAGAACTCGTTTGGCTTTGGTGGTCATAACGCTTCTCTGCTCTTCAAGAAGTTGTAA